The proteins below are encoded in one region of Delphinus delphis chromosome 4, mDelDel1.2, whole genome shotgun sequence:
- the HMGN1 gene encoding non-histone chromosomal protein HMG-14 has translation MPKRKVSSAEGAAKEEPKRRSARLSAKPVPAKVETKPKKAAGKDKSSDKKVQTKGKRGAKGKQAEVANQETKEDLPAENGETKNEESPASDEAGEKEAKSD, from the exons ATGCCCAAGAGGAAG GTCAGCTCCGCCGAGGGGGCGGCGAAGGAGGAG ccCAAGAGGAGATCGGCGAGGTTGTCAGCT AAACCGGTTCCTGCAAAAGTGGAAACGAAGCCAAAAAAGGCGGCAGGAAAG GATAAATCTTCCGACAAAAAAGTgcaaacaaaagggaaaaggggagcaAAGGGAAAGCAGGCTGAAGTGGCTAACCAAGAGACTAAAGAAGACTTACCTGCAGAAAACGGAGAAACTAAAAATGAGGAG AGCCCAGCTTCTGatgaagcaggagagaaagaagccaagtcTGATTAA